The genome window TTGATTTTTGCAAGCTATAGTAAATTCCAGTTAATAATAATATAGAAATCATACGATGAAAATTACATTTTTTTTAAAAACAGCAATTTTAGGATTATTTCTAATAATCTCATCTGACATGTTGGGTCAAATAACAATAATTAGCCCAAATACGAATAGTATTTTATATTTAGGAGAAGGGAAAAATCAACCATTGATAGTTGCTTTGGGCGGATCGGAGGGAGGAAATGCATGGGCAGAATCAAAGCGGTTGATTGGAATCAAGGATCAATTTCTTGAAAAAGGCTATGCTTTTCTAGCGGTCGCATTTTTTGGTGCAAGTGGATTACCGGACACCTTAAGTCGAATTTCCATTGAAGATATTCATAACGCAATAACAGAAGCAACTAAAAACCCCCAAGTAAATAAAAAGAAAATAGCAATTCTTGGAGGTTCAACAGGTGGCGAATTGGCATTAGTCATGGGAAGCTATTTTAAAGATATCAAATGTGTTGTTGGGCTTATCCCAAGCCATGTTGTATTTCCAGGGCATACCATGCAATTTAATACATCGAGTTGGTCATTTAAAGGAAAAGAGTTACCATTTGTACCTGTTAATAAGGAAGCATTAGAATACATCAGTAAAGGAGATGATTACTATAG of Bacteroidota bacterium contains these proteins:
- a CDS encoding prolyl oligopeptidase family serine peptidase, which produces MKITFFLKTAILGLFLIISSDMLGQITIISPNTNSILYLGEGKNQPLIVALGGSEGGNAWAESKRLIGIKDQFLEKGYAFLAVAFFGASGLPDTLSRISIEDIHNAITEATKNPQVNKKKIAILGGSTGGELALVMGSYFKDIKCVVGLIPSHVVFPGHTMQFNTSSWSFKGKELPFVPVNKEALEYISKGDDYYRLAFEAVLKDSLAEEKALIKVEKINGPILLLSATKDEVWPSTPMCEKIMNRLQSKKFKYYYKHIPTDGGHGEPLKHFDQIFSFFEQHFPSK